A region of the Corynebacterium endometrii genome:
GCAAGGGCAACCTGGTCATGCACCTAGCCGCGCTGCGCGCGCTGGAGCAGCTGGGCGGGACCACCGCGACCATCAAGGTGCTCATCGAGGGCACCGAGGAGTGCGGCGGCGAGGGCCTGTCCACCCTTATTAAGGAGCGCCCGGAGCTCTTTGCCGCGGACGCCATCCTCATCGCCGACGCCGGCAACGTCGCCGTGGGCCAGCCAACCCTGACCACGGCGCTGCGCGGCGGCGCACAGATCAAGGTCACCATGCGCACGCTCGAGGCCGGCGTCCACTCCGGCCAGTTCGGCGGCGCGGCCCCGGACGCGGTCAAGGCCCTGATGCGCGCGCTGGATTCCCTGACCGATGAGCACGGCCGCACCGTCATCGACGGCGTGGACTGCGCCGGCACGTGGCCGGGGCTGGGCTATGACCGCGAGGCGTTCCGCGGGGACGCCCTCCTGCTGGAGGGCTCGGAGATCCTGGGCGAGGACGGCGATGAGATTGCGGACTTCCTCTGGGCCCGCCCGGCGCTGACCGTGACCGGTTTTTCCTCCACGCCGGTGGACAAGGCCGTCAACGCCATCCCGCCGGTGGCATCCGCCAACCTCAACCTGCGCGTGCCGGCGCACATGGACCCGGCCGAGGTAGCGGTCAAGGTGGAAGATCACATCCGCGCCCACACTCCTTGGGGCGCCCAGGTAGAGGTGGAAATCCGCGACGCCAACCGCGGCTTTACCGCTGACCCCACCAAGCCGGCGGCACAGCTGCTCTCCCAGTGCCTGGCGGAAGCCTACGGCAAAGAGACCGTGCAGATGGGCATGGGCGGCTCTATCCCGCTGACCGTGGAGCTGCAGGAGGCCCACCCCGACGCGGAGATCGCGCTATTTGGCGTCGAGGAGCCAAAGGCCACCATCCACTCCCCCAACGAGTCCGTGGATCCGTCCGAGATTGAGCACATCGCCATGACCGAGGCGCTGTTCCTCTCGCGCTTCGGGAAATAAGTCTTACGGGGTAAATCCGGGAGTTAAACCCGGGATTTACGACCGGGATTTACGACCGGGATTTACGACCGGGAGCAATGCGGGCCGGGCCGCGCGGTGATTCGCTACGGTAGTTACTATGACTTCCGCTTCCTCCACTCCTTCTTCCACGCCCCAGGCGCCGGCGCTTGGGGCGCCGCTGGCCCGCATCTGGGATGACCTGGCGGCGATGGTCGCCTACCACTCCGTGCACGGGGATCCCGCCCTGCGCGCCGATTATGAGTCCAATGTGGACTGGATAGTCGGCGCTTTCTCACGCCTGGGCATTGAGCTGGAAAGGATAGAGTGCGTCGATGAGTCGGTGGCCCTCGTGGGGGCTAAGCCGGCGGTCAACGGCGCGCCGACGGTGCTTTTGTACGCGCACCATGACGTGGTCCCCGCCGGTGAGCGCGGCGAATGGGAGCAGGATCCGCTCACGCTAACCCAGCGGACCCGCGAGGATGGTTCGGCCCGCTGGCACGGCCGCGGCACGGCTGACTGCAAGGGCAATATCGCCATGCACCTGGAGGCCCTGCGCCGGCTCGGCCCGCTGGACCGGGTGGATACCGGAATCAGGGTGCTCATCGAGGGCTCGGAGGAAAACGGCGGCGAGGGCCTGCACGATCTGCTGGCCAAGCGGCCGGAGTTGTTTGCCGCGGACGCCATCATCGTGGCGGATACGGGCAACGCGGCGCCGGGGCTGCCGTGCCTGGTGACGCTGCTTCGGGGCTCGGCACAGATCCGCGTGAGGTGCCAGACGCTGACCTCGCCGGCGCACTCGGGCAAGTTCGGCGGGGTGGCGCCGGATGCCACCGCGGCGCTGATGCGCACGCTGGATTCCCTGCGCGATGAGGAGGGCCGCACGCGCATCGACGGCATCGACTGCACGGGCCACTGGCACGGCGCGGGCTACGACCCGGAGCGTTTCGCGTCCGACGCCGGCGTGGTCCAAGGCGGCGAGCTCATCGGCCACCCGGACGCAGAGGAGGTGGCGGACGCGGTCTGGGCCCGCCCGGCCGTGACCGTCACCGGCTTTAGCTCCACGCCCGTCGAGGAGGCGGTCAACGCCGTGCCGGCCGAAGCCGCGGCCCAAGTCAACCTGCGCGTGCCGCCGCGCCTGAAGGACGATGAGGGCCACAGGCTAAGCACCGAGGATGCCGCGCGGCTGCTCGCCGCCCACCTCCACGAGCACGTGCCGTGGGGCGCGCGCCTCGAGGTGGATATCCAGGACACCTCGACCGGCTACCAGGCCGAGGCCGGCGGCCTTAACCTGCTGCGCGACTGCCTGACCGAGGCGTACGGCACCCCGGCGCGCGAAATTGGCACGGGCGGTTCCATCCCGCTGACCGTGGACCTGCACGAGGCCTTCCCGGAGGCGGCCATCGCGCTTTTGGGCGTGGCGGATACCTCAGCGGCCATCCACTCCCCCGACGAGTCCGTGGATCCGCAGGAAATTGTCCACATGGCCGAGGCGGAAGCCCTCTTCATCTCGCGCTACGGCCAAAAGCCGCGGGGTTAACGGGCTGAGCGCCCGGGCCGAAATGACCCTATATATAACGGAGCATTTCAAATAGTCCTTTAAAATTTGGGAGCGTGCTAGTACAGTGGCTTAATGTTGGCCGCGCCGCGATAGCGCTGCCTCAACGCAGGGGATGCGGAAATTTTCGGCGCGATTGCGCGCCAGAATTTTCACGCCCATGCGTGTTTTCCAGTGAAACACCGTGACACGTAACTTCGGTCGGGACGCGTTTGCTCACCCCACCGCTTCCTCACCCGCGCGGGCCCCACGTGGCCGTCCGGGTACCGGGGTGCGGATCTGCAAACGGTTGCGGGCCCGGGGATTAAAAGCACATAAAGGTTCTGCCGCTGGGGGCAGCACGCACGTTGATGTAGCGAAGGAGTTGTTCTTCCTCAACGCACTTGAACGCGAGGGATGACACTCCCAGGCGTAGCCCAACCCTGCCCCACGTCCACCCTTCGCCCATGGGAGAGCGCTTACTATCGTGCTATTTCTGCTTTGCGCACTGATCCTCACCACGATCATCGCCCCGGTGCTCATTAACTACCTCGGCCGCCCGGCATTTGGGCTTTTATCCCTAGTGCCCGCCGCCGGCTTTGCGTGGATCGCGAGCCTGTTTGCCTCGGGCGCGTTCGCAGATGGCCGGGCGTTGACCGCCTCAATCGAGTGGATGCCCACCGTGCACCTCGACATCGAGCTGAGGTTGGACGCGCTGGCGGGGCTCTTTAGCCTGATTATCCTGGGCGTGGGCGCATTGGTGCTCATTTACTGCTGGGGCTATTTTGATAAGACCCCGCGGCGCCTGACCATCTTCGGCGCCCAGATGGTGGGCTTTTGCATGGCCATGTACGGCCTGGTGACGTCAGATTCCTTCCTCTTGATGTACGTCTTTTGGGAGATC
Encoded here:
- a CDS encoding dipeptidase encodes the protein MTFSIDTVRNDRPRIFEQLKEIVSFNSVGSDPALAGECTAAAEWVQKAFAEAGVELEAIKTVDGSLTLIGERTGEEGAPTVLLYSHYDVVPAGNLDAWTNSPFELTERDGRWHGRGAADCKGNLVMHLAALRALEQLGGTTATIKVLIEGTEECGGEGLSTLIKERPELFAADAILIADAGNVAVGQPTLTTALRGGAQIKVTMRTLEAGVHSGQFGGAAPDAVKALMRALDSLTDEHGRTVIDGVDCAGTWPGLGYDREAFRGDALLLEGSEILGEDGDEIADFLWARPALTVTGFSSTPVDKAVNAIPPVASANLNLRVPAHMDPAEVAVKVEDHIRAHTPWGAQVEVEIRDANRGFTADPTKPAAQLLSQCLAEAYGKETVQMGMGGSIPLTVELQEAHPDAEIALFGVEEPKATIHSPNESVDPSEIEHIAMTEALFLSRFGK
- a CDS encoding M20/M25/M40 family metallo-hydrolase, whose protein sequence is MTSASSTPSSTPQAPALGAPLARIWDDLAAMVAYHSVHGDPALRADYESNVDWIVGAFSRLGIELERIECVDESVALVGAKPAVNGAPTVLLYAHHDVVPAGERGEWEQDPLTLTQRTREDGSARWHGRGTADCKGNIAMHLEALRRLGPLDRVDTGIRVLIEGSEENGGEGLHDLLAKRPELFAADAIIVADTGNAAPGLPCLVTLLRGSAQIRVRCQTLTSPAHSGKFGGVAPDATAALMRTLDSLRDEEGRTRIDGIDCTGHWHGAGYDPERFASDAGVVQGGELIGHPDAEEVADAVWARPAVTVTGFSSTPVEEAVNAVPAEAAAQVNLRVPPRLKDDEGHRLSTEDAARLLAAHLHEHVPWGARLEVDIQDTSTGYQAEAGGLNLLRDCLTEAYGTPAREIGTGGSIPLTVDLHEAFPEAAIALLGVADTSAAIHSPDESVDPQEIVHMAEAEALFISRYGQKPRG